CCTGTAATAGTCGATAAATCAATAATAACAGCATGTTGCATAATATCATTTTATAACTGGTTCCTAATAAATTTTCTGATGGGACACTCCATGCATTCTGTGGGAATAAAAACTATTATCATTTATATGATTATACAATCTACATCATTACTTATGTTTGCCACGCATTTGAGTGCATAATATGATGCTTAATTGAAAATAAGTTTCATTTGTGTATAAAATAAGATCATGGACTTTATCACACAGTTGAAAACGCTGAATCTGAAAGCCACACCGAAACGGCTGGCTATTCTCGAAATACTGGCGGAAGCGCCGGGGTATCTGGGGCCTGAAGAGGTCTGGAACACGATGAAAGAGAAGTTCAAGAACATCGGTCTTCCCACTGTTTACAGAAACCTCGAAGACCTGTCAAGGGGAGATATAATTATCAAGGTTATCCACCCTGACCGCAAACTCTACTATTTCTATTGCCATAATGCCGGTCACCACCACCATTTCGTGTGTATTTCCTGCAGAAAGGTGGAGGATATTCAATTCTGCGGGATGAAGGAAATTGAGGACGAGGTCGAAAGCACCCTGAAGGGTCATGTGGTATCTCATTTGCTGCAGGTTTACGGGTTTTGTAATACATGTCTGAAGAACAAGGTGATATCAATATGACAAAAGGTTTTTTGAAAACCAGGAATTTTTTAAGCTTTTTGCTGATTTTAGCGCTTTCTCTCACTATGATAAGCTGCAGGAAGACAGAACAGCTCCCAACAGGGCAAAAAAAGTTAAATATCGTTACAACTCTTTTCCCCCTCTATGATTTTACAAGAAATATTGCCGGCGATAAGGCGCAGGTAACGCTGCTCCTGCCTCCAGGTGTAGAGCCGCACAGTTTTGAACCGAAACCGGGCGACATGCTGAGAATAAATAATGCCGACGTGTTTATATATACCGGTAAATTTATGGAACCCTGGGTTGAGAGTATCCTGAAAGGGGTAGACCGCAAGAAGCTCGTTGTTGTTGATACGAGCAGGGGCATTGTTTTAAACAAGGAAAAAGAAGATGAAAAAGACCATGACAATAAGCACGGGCATGGAAAGATAGACCCCCACATATGGCTTGACCTGTCAAATGCCGGAAAGATAGTGGATAACATTCTCGACAGCCTGATAGAGAAGGATGCAGGTAACAGGGATTATTATACAAAAAATGCCCTGGCATATAAGGCAAAACTGAACGGAATGGATGCAAAATACCGGGAAGCTTTCTTGACATGTAAAAAGCATACTTTTGTCCACGGCGGCCATTTTGCCTTTAACTATCTTGCAAAGAGATATAATCTCCAATATATTGCGGCATATCACGGGTCTCCTGATGCGGAGCCCACCCCGAAACGCCTGATCGAATTGAAAAACAAACTGAAACAATACGATATAAAATACATATATTTTGAAGAACTGATATTACCAAAGGTTTCCGAGGTTATATCAAGGGAAACCGGGGCAACCATGCTGAAACTTCACGGTGCTCATAATATCAGCAAAGAAGATATGGATAAAGGTATAACTTTCCTTGACGTAATGGAGGAAAATCTGAAAAACTTAAAGGTCGGGCTTGAATGTCAGTAAAATTTAAAGGGCGGGTTTGAATGTCAATAGAAGTCATATCAGTGGATGGGCTGTCTTTTCAGTATAATGCCGTGGATGTCCTCACCGATTTATCATTTGATTTGAGCGAAGGCGGTTATATCGGGCTTGTCGGTCCGAACGGGTCAGGCAAGACAACGCTGATAAAGCTGCTTCTCGGATTCTACAAACCAACTAAGGGGACTGTCAAACTCTTCGGCTATGACCCTGCCGGTTTCCAGGACTGGTATAAAATCGGGTATTTGCCGCAGAAGATCGTTTCTTTTAATCCCAACTTTCCCGCTACAGTAAAAGAAATTGTTGCACTGGGTCTTCTTTCAAGAAAAAAGCTTCCAAAATGGCTAAGCAAAGCTGACAAAATGGCAGTAGGCAATGCTATGGAATTAATGGACATTACGAATATCAAGAATGAGCTTGTCGGTGAGCTTTCAGGCGGGCAGCAGCAGAGAGCTCTTATTGCAAAGGCAATAGTAAGCGAGCCCGAGTTGCTCATCCTTGACGAACCGACAACCGCCCTTGACCCTGAGACAAGAGAGAAATTTTTCAGCCTTTTGAAAGAGCTTAACGAGCAGAAGAAGGTAACGATTATCATTATTACCCATGACACAGGGACAATCGGTAAATATGCATCAAAGCTCCTCTATCTTGACAAAAAGATCATCTTTTACGGAAGTTTTGAGTCTTTTTGCATATCCACCGATATGGCGAATTATTTTGGTGAATATTCACAGCATTTGATTTGTCACAGACACGATACAATAAACCAATTATGAGTGTTGAATTATGAATGATAAATTAAAACAGGTCAATGACTTGCAATTACCGGGGCTTAATCACGATAAAATCGGGACAATCCGAAATTGATATGATAAATATGCTCGATTTTCTCAATCATGGTTTTGTCCAGAAGGCGCTCATTGCCGGGTCATTCATTGCCATCTTATGCTCAACGCTCGGGGTTTTTCTTGTGCTGAGGCGTCTTTCGCTCATCGGAGACGGTCTTGCTCACGTCACCTTCGGCAGCATTGCCGTCGGGCTTTTTTTTAAATCTTCTCCTGTTTATGTGGCAGTGCCTATTGTGATGCTGAGTTCGCTTGGTATTCTGAAATTGGTAGAAAAAGCCCGTATCTATGGGGATGCGGCAATAGGCATTGTATCATCCCTCGGGATTGCAGCAGGAGTTATGATGGCGAGCATTGCCGGCGGCTTCAATGTGGATCTTTTCAGCTATCTCTTCGGGAATATATTGTCCATCAGCATTGAAGAGGTAATAGCCTCAATTGTCCTGTCAATCATACTGATTACCGTGATATTGCTCTTTTACCAGGAGCTCCTTTCAGTGACTTTTGATGAAGAGTCTGCCAAAGCATCGGGAGTCAATACAAAAAGGATCAATTCGATCCTTGTACTCCTCACCGCATTAACGGTTGTTCTTGCTATGAAGATGGTGGGGATCATGCTTGTATCAGCCCTTCTGATAATACCCTCTGTTACGGCGCTGCAGATGGCAAGAAGCTTCAGGTCTACCATGTTCATTGCCTCTATTGCAGGGGTACTGTCTGTTGTAATTGGTATCTGCATCTCTTTTGCTGCGGACCTGCCCACAGGGGCTACAATTGTGCTCTTGAATATCCTGTTTTTTATCTGCGCCTTTATCTATAAAACCCTGCGCTCGTAAGCCCTCTCCCCTCCATCGGTTATGTAATTGTTCTGTTTCTTGCTTATTCTTAGCTCTTTTCTCCTGGACGGTCAGCGGCATGTCGGGGATATTGATCTGCGGCGGTCTGCTTCGCCTTGCGATCCTCCAGCGTACATTAAGTACGCTTACGGCCTGCAAATCTCACAGCCCATCCACATCTGCAAAATCCCCGACATGCCGCTGCCCACTCAACCCGGATTCACATATACACTTATGTGAATCCGGAATAAAGAAGGTGGTGAGTTTCTTCATTTCTATTTCTATTTTCTCCCTCCCCATGTTTTCTCTTTGTAAAAGCTTGTCAATAATCATTCTGTGAGTCAATTTTTCATACAACTATGACAATACCTTTGCCTCCCCCTCGGATGGGAAAATGTGGGTGGGGGTGAAGCACAAATAACTTCCGAAGTCCTTAGCTTGAACATCACTTCCTTCATACTGTATTTCAAACGGAAAGAGCGATTATGAATATGGAAATTTTCAGAGGCCCTGGACTTGAAAATAGTGTATAGTGTTAAGATAATGATGGACGAACACAAGACGAAAGAACAACTGATGCATGAACTGGCAGAGTCGCGCCTGCAGGTTGGTGATCTGAAAACATTACTTACTACATACATGCAGCAGGAAGAAACATTGAAGGAGACCGAAGAGATACTCCAGGCATTGATCAATGCTACAAGAGAAACCTTGTTGCTCATTGACACTGGAGGTACGGTTCTTCTGGCGAATGAGGTAGTGGCCCAGAGGTTGGGCAAAAGCGTCAAGGAACTCATCGGAAGCTATCTGTACGACCATTTCCCTCCAGAAGTCACGAGGGTTAGAAAAGAACAACACGATAAAGTTATCCTTTCCGGTGAACCAGTGCACTTTGAAGATGCCAGGGGAGGGATGTTCTTCGAAACATATTGCTACCCTGTTTTTGATAAGGAAGGGAAGGCATCAAGAGTAGCCATTTTTTCTCATGAAATTACAGAGCGGAAGGAAGCTGAGAGAAAGCTCGTTGAATCTGAAGAACGTTACCGGATAGCGATAGAACACTCCAACGACGGGGTAGCCCTGTTAAGGGG
Above is a genomic segment from Pseudomonadota bacterium containing:
- a CDS encoding transcriptional repressor, which gives rise to MDFITQLKTLNLKATPKRLAILEILAEAPGYLGPEEVWNTMKEKFKNIGLPTVYRNLEDLSRGDIIIKVIHPDRKLYYFYCHNAGHHHHFVCISCRKVEDIQFCGMKEIEDEVESTLKGHVVSHLLQVYGFCNTCLKNKVISI
- a CDS encoding metal ABC transporter substrate-binding protein gives rise to the protein MTKGFLKTRNFLSFLLILALSLTMISCRKTEQLPTGQKKLNIVTTLFPLYDFTRNIAGDKAQVTLLLPPGVEPHSFEPKPGDMLRINNADVFIYTGKFMEPWVESILKGVDRKKLVVVDTSRGIVLNKEKEDEKDHDNKHGHGKIDPHIWLDLSNAGKIVDNILDSLIEKDAGNRDYYTKNALAYKAKLNGMDAKYREAFLTCKKHTFVHGGHFAFNYLAKRYNLQYIAAYHGSPDAEPTPKRLIELKNKLKQYDIKYIYFEELILPKVSEVISRETGATMLKLHGAHNISKEDMDKGITFLDVMEENLKNLKVGLECQ
- a CDS encoding metal ABC transporter ATP-binding protein; its protein translation is MSIEVISVDGLSFQYNAVDVLTDLSFDLSEGGYIGLVGPNGSGKTTLIKLLLGFYKPTKGTVKLFGYDPAGFQDWYKIGYLPQKIVSFNPNFPATVKEIVALGLLSRKKLPKWLSKADKMAVGNAMELMDITNIKNELVGELSGGQQQRALIAKAIVSEPELLILDEPTTALDPETREKFFSLLKELNEQKKVTIIIITHDTGTIGKYASKLLYLDKKIIFYGSFESFCISTDMANYFGEYSQHLICHRHDTINQL
- a CDS encoding metal ABC transporter permease — encoded protein: MNMLDFLNHGFVQKALIAGSFIAILCSTLGVFLVLRRLSLIGDGLAHVTFGSIAVGLFFKSSPVYVAVPIVMLSSLGILKLVEKARIYGDAAIGIVSSLGIAAGVMMASIAGGFNVDLFSYLFGNILSISIEEVIASIVLSIILITVILLFYQELLSVTFDEESAKASGVNTKRINSILVLLTALTVVLAMKMVGIMLVSALLIIPSVTALQMARSFRSTMFIASIAGVLSVVIGICISFAADLPTGATIVLLNILFFICAFIYKTLRS